The Pseudomonas cavernicola DNA segment GCTACGAAGTCCCAGTTGACCAGGTTCCAGAACGCCTCAACGTACTTCGGACGCAGGTTGCGGTAGTCGATGTAGTAAGCGTGTTCCCATACGTCACAGGTCAGCAGCGGGGTGTCGCCGCTGGTCAGCGGGCAGCCGGCGCCGATGGTGCTGGCCAGAGCCAGGGAGCCGTCAGCTTTCTTCACCAGCCAGCCCCAGCCGGAGCCGAAGGTGCCGATGGAGGTTTTGCTGAACTCTTCCTTGAACTTGTCGAAGGAGCCGAACGCAGCGTTGATGGCTTCAGCCAGCGCGCCAGTCGGTTGGCCGCCGGCGTTTGGCGCCATGCAGTTCCAGTAGAAGGTGTGGTTCCACACTTGTGCGGCGTTGTTGAAGATGCCGCCCGAAGAAGTCTTGACGATCTCTTCCAGGGTTTTGCCTTCGAACTCGGTGCCTGGCACCAGGTTGTTCAGGTTCACGACGTAGGCGTTGTGATGCTTGTCGTGATGGTATTCCAGGGTTTCAGCAGAAATGTGCGGCTCGAGGGCGTTTTTCGCGTACGGCAGCGGTGGCAATTCGAAAGCCATGGTCTATCTCCTACTCAGGTCAGGTGCGGTGAGCGCGAGGCCGTTCACGGGCGGCCAGACAT contains these protein-coding regions:
- the sodB gene encoding superoxide dismutase [Fe], which translates into the protein MAFELPPLPYAKNALEPHISAETLEYHHDKHHNAYVVNLNNLVPGTEFEGKTLEEIVKTSSGGIFNNAAQVWNHTFYWNCMAPNAGGQPTGALAEAINAAFGSFDKFKEEFSKTSIGTFGSGWGWLVKKADGSLALASTIGAGCPLTSGDTPLLTCDVWEHAYYIDYRNLRPKYVEAFWNLVNWDFVAKNYAA